A stretch of DNA from Limnohabitans sp. MORI2:
TTCGGGAGATAAACAATGAGTGATCCAGTGATCAGCAAGATCCAGAGCCACCCAAAGTACCTAGAACTGCGTGCCAAGCGCAGCGGCTTTGGCTGGTTCCTCACAGTGTTGATGTTGGTCGTGTACTACGGCTACATCGCATTGATTGCCTTTAACAAACCTTTCCTCGCACAACCCACCGGTGCTGGCGTGACAACGCTTGGCATTCCATTGGGCATGGGCGTGATCATCTTCACGATCGTGATCACTGGCATTTACGTCAGCCGCGCGAACAGCGAATACGACACGTTGACCAAGGAAATCTTGGAGGACGCTACCAAATGAAAAAAATCTCCACACTCTTAGCCGCCGTCT
This window harbors:
- a CDS encoding DUF485 domain-containing protein: MSDPVISKIQSHPKYLELRAKRSGFGWFLTVLMLVVYYGYIALIAFNKPFLAQPTGAGVTTLGIPLGMGVIIFTIVITGIYVSRANSEYDTLTKEILEDATK